A portion of the Micromonospora vinacea genome contains these proteins:
- a CDS encoding GNAT family N-acetyltransferase: MIVRRAIAADVAALAELRGIDRDNFSAYADWVASHTDTHLPFVAEIDGHVVGAAWLLVAERVPSNDSLDRRYGDIQSVEVREEYRNRGIGGALVAAILTEARARRLLHVTVHSGRRAVDFYLRNGFSHHREILLWKPDVS, translated from the coding sequence GTGATCGTGCGGAGGGCCATCGCGGCAGACGTGGCGGCGCTCGCGGAACTACGCGGCATCGACAGGGACAATTTCAGCGCGTACGCCGACTGGGTGGCCTCCCACACGGACACGCATCTGCCGTTCGTCGCCGAAATCGACGGGCACGTCGTCGGCGCCGCCTGGCTCCTCGTCGCAGAACGAGTGCCCAGTAACGATTCGCTAGACCGCCGGTACGGCGATATCCAGTCGGTCGAAGTCCGCGAGGAGTACCGCAACCGCGGCATCGGTGGTGCCCTCGTGGCCGCGATCCTGACCGAGGCCCGTGCGCGAAGGCTGCTGCACGTAACCGTCCACTCCGGCCGCCGCGCTGTCGACTTCTACCTGCGTAACGGCTTCAGCCACCACCGCGAGATCCTGCTCTGGAAGCCGGACGTTTCCTGA